From a single Salvelinus sp. IW2-2015 linkage group LG22, ASM291031v2, whole genome shotgun sequence genomic region:
- the rnf26 gene encoding E3 ubiquitin-protein ligase RNF26, whose amino-acid sequence MGLVNLVFCTIGKCFNFISLLLDLHFLIVHSVIRLLAACITFVNNLPMLLTNSIVKCWNFTVFCMVAMMDSVTLLAQGTVNMLGRWVHLLGGVLESFKMVCYLSSHVLLRVRDLFHRGLLCGHCLLQQVWEGCGIVVSLVFYLVNTVVNLLLIGTQNVYSVVVSMWEAVSCPLQKAVELTLTLFTFLYSSLVGTSVVLWTPIRLALEFLGSLGHIFVSVFLLNIYGLILTATIVVTATVYMNPELTSLGVRRAFGFVNSVPTLHLIQRALHRLYVLERGVWQRLQRQASRLHQTITPVYRNIRVRGDGHTRQSEPSDREQGSLTDSREGDAAPPAEHAARPGQLMDDLWDLAFPSSSSTDRPLQKLSSGEECCSSKGPPADSLLTLLKEQEERKKCVICQDSTKTVVLLPCRHLCLCRDCTHILLRQPVYQQNCPLCRHMILNTMDVYL is encoded by the coding sequence ATGGGTCTGGTAAACCTTGTCTTTTGCACCATTGGGAAATGTTTCAATTTCATATCTTTACTCCTGGACCTACATTTCTTAATAGTCCATTCAGTGATACGTCTCCTGGCGGCATGTATCACCTTTGTGAATAACCTACCCATGTTACTGACCAACTCAATTGTGAAGTGCTGGAACTTCACTGTGTTCTGCATGGTCGCCATGATGGACAGCGTAACACTTTTGGCCCAGGGCACAGTCAACATGTTAGGGCGCTGGGTGCACCTCTTGGGAGGTGTTCTGGAGAGTTTCAAAATGGTGTGCTACTTGTCCTCACATGTTCTCCTGCGTGTCAGGGATCTGTTCCACCGTGGGCTGCTGTGTGGCCACTGCTTGCTGCAGCAGGTGTGGGAGGGCTGTGGCATTGTGGTCAGCCTGGTGTTCTACCTGGTCAACACGGTGGTCAACCTGCTGCTCATCGGGACACAGAACGTCTACTCTGTTGTAGTCAGCATGTGGGAGGCGGTCTCCTGCCCCCTGCAGAAGGCTGTGGAGCTCACCCTCACACTCTTCACCTTTCTGTACAGCAGCCTGGTTGGCACCTCAGTCGTTCTCTGGACTCCCATCAGGCTGGCCCTGGAGTTCCTGGGCTCGCTCGGACACATCTTTGTCAGCGTCTTCCTCCTGAACATCTATGGCCTCATTCTCACAGCGACCATTGTTGTCACCGCTACAGTCTACATGAACCCTGAGCTGACCAGTCTTGGAGTCCGGCGCGCCTTCGGTTTTGTCAACTCTGTCCCCACCCTGCATCTCATACAGAGGGCGCTCCATCGCCTCTACGTGCTGGAGAGGGGCGTGTGGCAGAGGCTTCAGCGGCAGGCCAGCCGCCTACACCAAACGATAACACCAGTCTACAGGAACATCAGAGTGAGGGGTGACGGCCACACCAGGCAATCTGAGCCCAGTGACAGAGAGCAGGGGTCTCTTACGGACAGTAGGGAAGGAGACGCAGCACCACCCGCTGAACATGCTGCCCGGCCCGGCCAGCTAATGGATGACCTGTGGGACCTAGCGTTCCCCAGCTCCAGCAGCACAGACAGGCCTTTACAGAAACTCTCCTCGGGGGAGGAGTGCTGCAGCTCCAAGGGTCCCCCGGCCGACAGCCTACTGACTCTGCtcaaggagcaggaggagaggaagaagtgcGTCATCTGCCAGGACAGCACCAAGACAGTGGTGCTGCTGCCCTGCCGCCACCTGTGTCTGTGTCGGGACTGTACTCACATACTGCTGCGCCAGCCCGTCTACCAGCAGAACTGTCCGCTCTGCCGCCATATGATCCTTAATACCATGGATGTGTATCTCTGA